One segment of Mus caroli chromosome 6, CAROLI_EIJ_v1.1, whole genome shotgun sequence DNA contains the following:
- the Bpgm gene encoding bisphosphoglycerate mutase, producing the protein MSKHRLIILRHGEGQWNKENRFCSWVDQKLNSDGLEEARNCGRQLKALNFEFDLVFTSILNRSIHTAWLILEELGQEWVPVESSWRLNERHYGALIGLNREKMALNHGEEQVRLWRRSYNVTPPPIEESHPYFHEIYSDRRYKVCDVPLDQLPRSESLKDVLERLLPYWKERIAPEILKGKSILISAHGNSSRALLKHLEGISDEDIINITLPTGVPILLELDENLRAVGPHQFLGNQEAIQAAIKKVDDQGKVKQGKE; encoded by the exons ATGTCCAAGCACAGACTTATTATACTAAGACATGGAGAGGGCCAATGGAATAAGGAGAACCGATTCTGTAGTTGGGTGGACCAGAAGCTTAACAGCGACGGACTGGAGGAGGCTCGGAACTGTGGGAGGCAGCTCAAAGCTCTCAACTTCGAGTTTGATCTTGTCTTCACATCCATCCTTAACAGGTCCATTCACACagcctggctgatcctggaagagctggggcaggagtgggtgccTGTGGAGAGCTCCTGGCGTCTGAATGAGCGTCACTATGGAGCCTTGATTGGCCTCAACAGGGAGAAAATGGCTTTGAATCATGGTGAAGAGCAGGTAAGGCTCTGGAGGAGGAGCTACAACGTGACCCCACCTCCTATAGAGGAGTCTCATCCCTACTTCCACGAGATCTACAGTGACCGGAGGTACAAAGTGTGCGATGTGCCCTTGGATCAACTGCCACGTTCAGAAAGCTTGAAGGATGTTCTGGAAAGACTTCTTCCCTACTGGAAGGAAAGGATTGCTCCGGAAATCTTAAAGGGCAAAAGCATTCTGATATCTGCTCACGGGAATAGCAGTCGAGCTCTCCTGAAACATCTGGAAG GTATCTCAGATGAGGATATTATCAACATCACCCTGCCCACTGGAGTTCCGATTCTGCTGGAGTTGGATGAGAACCTGCGTGCTGTTGGGCCTCACCAGTTCCTGGGCAACCAGGAGGCCATCCAGGCAGCCATTAAGAAAGTGGATGACCAAGGGAAAGTGAAACAAGGCAAAGAATAA